The Coraliomargarita sinensis genomic sequence TGAAGGTCGAGCAACTGTCGAGGCGAACTACGTAAGCAGAAGCTAGCATGGATAGTCCCGATGAGAAGAAACTGGATCAGGTTGCCTCGCTTTTTTTGCGTTTGGGAGCGGATCGTTCCCAGGCGGATTTGATGGCCCGGCAACTGTTGAAACGGGCAAAACAAATTGCCGACGAGCGTGAAATTACAGAATTGGAGGCCTTGGAAAACCTTTTAAAACAGGTGATTGAGGCGCGTCAGGGCTCGTAATCCCTTTAAAATAAAGGGTTTAGGCGGGGCGCCTGCTCTGAAACCCTAAAAATAAGGGGTTTGAGCGGATTTGTAGTTGACGGAAATTGCTCTCGAGGCAGATAGTTGTTCCGGCTAATTCGCCAAATAACCTCAATAAAACAATACTATACATATGAATAAAGCAGAACTTGTTGCAGAAGTCCAAAAGTCCCTCGGTTCCGATACCTCAAAAGCCGCCGCAGAGCGTGCTGTTGAAGCTGTTCTCGAAGGCGTGAAGAAGGGCGTCAAGAAGGATAAGAGCGTTCAGCTTATCGGTTTCGGCACATTCTCCGTGACGAAACGCGCTGCCCGCCAAGGCATCAACCCACAGACCGGTGAGAAGATCCAAATCAAGGCTTCCAAGGCTGTGAAGTTCAAGGCTGGTGCCGGCCTGAAGGCAGCACTCTAAGCGCTACCCCACGCTAAGTGTTATCAGTTTCAAAACCCGCAGCTTCGGCTGCGGGTTTTTTGTTTTTTTGGCCTTTGCAGTTGCCAGATGGCATGAACCTATCCTTATTGAGACGCTTTTGAGAATAAAACCTTCTTCAGGAACGTAATATGGGACAAAGTTTATTTGAAAAAGTATGGAACGCGCATGCTGTCCGTGAGCTTGGCAACGGTCAGACACAACTGCTCATTGGCACGCACCTTATCCACGAGGTGACGAGTCCGCAGGCTTTTGGCATGCTTCGCGACCGGGGGCTACCGGTCAAATATCCGGAGCGGACCTTTGCGACGGTCGACCACATTGTGCCGACCAACGAAGCGGTTGAGCCATACAGTGATGCCCTGGCCCAGGGCATGATCGAGGAGCTCCGGAAGAATTGTGCGGAGAACAAGGTGAAGTTTTTCGATACCAATACCGGGAAGCAGGGGATTGTTCACATCGTCGGTCCGGAGCAGGGGATTACGCAGCCCGGTACCACGATCGCCTGCGGCGACTCCCATACCTCCACGCACGGCGCGTTTGGAGCCATTGCCTTTGGTATCGGTACCAGTCAGGTGCGGGATGTTTTGGCAACGCAAACCATTGCCCTGAACAAACTTAAGGTTCGTCGCATCAACGTGGACGGCGAGCTGCGCCCCGGCGTCTATTCCAAGGACGTGATCCTTCATATTATTCGCCTGCTCGGCACGCAGGGTGGCACCGGCTTTGCTTACGAATACGGCGGTTCCACTTTCGACAACTTCACTATGGAAGAGCGGATGACCGTCTGCAATATGTCGATTGAAGGCGGTGCGCGCGTTGGCTATGTCAATCCGGACGAGACCACTTTTGAATATCTCAAGGGTCGTCCTTATTCGCCACAGGGGGATGCTTGGGACGCGGCGGTTGAGAACTGGAAGTCCTTCGCTTCCGATCCCGATTGCCACTACGACGATGTGGTGAACATCAACGCTGCGGATATCGAGCCGACCGTGACTTGGGGGATCACCCCCGGACAGGGCGTGGGAATTAACGAAAATATTCCCGCCTCAAGCGACGGGGAAACCCAGTCGGACCGGGAGTCCATTTCCGAAGCTCTTGAACACATGAAGTTTGAGGGTGGTAGCCCGGTAAAGGGGAAGAAAATCGACGTGGCCTTCCTCGGTTCCTGCACGAACGGACGCCTGTCCGACTTGAAGGAAGTGGCGCAGTATATCAAGGGCCGCAAAGTTGCGGACAATGTTCAGGCGATTGTCGTGCCCGGTTCGCAAGTCGTTTCGCAAATCGCGGTCGAGCTCGGCCTCGACAAGATTTACAAAGAGGCTGGCTTCGAGTGGCGTGGCGCCGGTTGCTCCATGTGTCTGGCCATGAACCCGGACAAGTTGGTCGGTGATCAGCTCTGCGCCAGTTCCTCGAACCGTAACTTCAAGGGTCGTCAGGGCTCTCCAACCGGCCGCACCATGCTCATGAGTCCGCTCATGGTAGCTGCCGCCGCCATTACCGGTGAAATTTCCGACGCGCGCGAGGTCTTCGGCGTGGGTGAGCCGGTAAACGCTTAATTAATATCTTTAACTTCAAACAAGGATTCATCATGGCTTCCGAACCAATTAAACAAGTCGCCGGCACGGGTGTTTACGTGCCGGGTGACGATATCGATACCGACCGCATCATCCCCGCCCGCTTCATGAAGTGCATCACCTTCGACGGTCTAGGCGACTACCTCTTCTATGACGTGCGCAAGACCGAGGACGGCGAAGACAAGAAGCACAACCTGAACGACCCGCGCTTCGCCGGGGCTTCAATCATCGTAAGCGGCAACAATTTCGGCTGCGGCAGCTCCCGCGAGCACGCACCCCAGTCGATCATGCGCGCCGGCTTCAAGGCGGTGATCGCCGGCAGCTTCGCGGAGATTTTCTACGGCAACTCCACGAACCTCGGCATCGTTTGTGTGACAGCGACCAGCCTGGACCGTGAAGTCCTGGCCAAGGCGATCGAAGCCAATCCCGAGCTTGAAATCACCATCGATGTGAATGAGCACAAGATCTGGTTCGGTGATCAGTATATCACCTGCGATATGCGTCCGGGCGCGCGCGACAGCCTGTTGCGCGGTACTTACGACCCGCTGGATGAGTTGCTTGAGGGAGCGGATGCGGTTGGCGAGACGGCAGACAAGTTGCCCTACATGCGGGCGTGACAATGCGCGGTAAATGGTTAGCTTATGATTGCCTGAATCGGCGATCTCTAACGAACTCAGCATACCATGGACAATAAAATCGTTCTCATCATCCTCGCGATCATTCTTCCACCTGTGGCAGTCGCTCTAAAATGCGGTGCAGGAAAATCGCTGCTCATCAACATTATCCTCACAATCTTCTTTTACGTTCCCGGCCTGATTCACGCACTGATTCTTGTGCTCTAGCCAGGGAACAGACTTCCTGAAACTTTGACAAAAGGCGCAGCGACGGTTGCGCCTTTTTTCTTTTCTTTCCAATCTCTCCGTCATGGATCTCTTTGCTAATACCGGGATTTTTATCTACCCGCTCGCGGTTTGTTCATTTATCGCGGTCTTTATTACAGCAGAGCGGCTTATTGCTCTGCGTAACTCGCAGATCATCCCGCGGGCCACAGTCGATGCCTTCGTCGCAGGTGAGGTCGAAAAAATAGAGCCGGACCAGCGTTCTGTTGTTGGCCGAATCGTGGGCTTCTATCGTGAGCGCGGGCCCGACCCCGAGGGGTTGAAAGCCTTTGCCCGGTTGGAAGTGAGTCGGATGGAACGGGGGGTCTTTCTTCTGGAGGTTGTGATCGGGGCCGCGCCGCTCCTCGGTTTGCTCGGTACGGTTACCGGCTTGACCCAGGTTTTTGGGGGCTTCTCCGCCGAAACGGGACTCCCCGAGCCGGAAGCGTTCATCACCGGTATCGCTCTTGCCTTGAATACGACGATCCTCGGTTTGGCGATCGCCATTCCTGTGCTGGCTGCCCATTCTTATCTGCTGCGCCGTGTCGAAGCTCTGGCGGCACGCATTAGCGTGGGTGTCGAATGCCTGATCGAACATCGAACATCGAACGCTGAACGCTGAACGTCGAATGTCTGAGCTGCATCTCATTCGCCGCCGGCGACGCACGCCATCGATCAACATCGTTCCCCTGGTCGATGTCCTCACCGTGCTGCTTTTCTTTTTTCTCGTGACCATGCAATTCAAGCAGGTGAGTTCGCTGAACATCACCGTGCCCAAGATCGAAACCGCCGGTGAAAATGAAATCGCCGAGCAGATTGTCATTGCCGTGAGTCCGGAGGGAAAATTTTACCTAAACGATCGAGCCCTCGAGAAAGAGAAACTAAAGGAAGCCATTAAGTTGGCCGGGGAGTTGACGCCTGAAATGCCGGTCCTTCTCATTGCTGACGAAGATACGCCGCTCAAAAACGTAACCGAGGTGATGGATATTTGCCGCTCGAACCAACTGAACAAGATTCGTCTGCAGTCGAGGTAGGTGGAGCCGGATATGGGATGCGGGATCTGGGATCTGGGATGGGGGATGCGTCTATACTAATGCCGGATTTATTTGCATCGTGCGTGGTAGAAATGGCCCTTGAGGTATCCGCAAGCGGAGCCTCGACGGGGTAAAATCTTTACAAATTGTGCTTACCGCTTGCCGACAACATAGCGGCCCGGGCCGGTGAAGAAGAGCGCGATAAACACGACCATCAGTTCCAGCGGCCAGCCTGCGGTTTTGGCAAAGTCGCCGAAGCCGGTCACATCGCCGATTTTTGTGGTAAACGCGACGAACATGACGCCGGCAAGCGCGGCACAGACGAGGCGGTGGAATTTGCCTAGAGCGAGCAGGATGCCGCCACCCAGCTCGGTGGCCATGGCGGCGAAACCGAAAGCGACGGAAACAATGCCTTCCGGCAGGAAGGGCAGGCCGAATTGCGCCAGGCCTTCCCAGCCACCGGGGCCGCCTAGCAATTTCGGAATGCCGTGGAGGATGAACATCGCGCCGATGCCGATACGAAGGATGAGGAGGCCGAGGTCTTTGGAGTAAGCAGGTGTTTTCATAGAGGTTATTTAGTCGGGATTGTCGCGAGAATCAAATCGGGCGGCGAATGCGGTGGCGGTACTTTTGGGCGAGCGCTTCGTTATGTTCCGCGCCGCCGTCGGCGTTTTGGCTGACGTAGGTCGGCGGCGTGACCCCCATCCCGATCAAGTTTTCAATGATCTCCATCGTGAGCAGATTGAGGATGAGTGCGCCGCTCATCGTCGAGGTGGGGCCCACTTTGTGAGCGAATCCCGGCGCCTCGATCGCGGCATCGCCGGGAGTGCCGCAGTTGTCCAGGACATGGTCGCCGAGTTCATAAAGTTTTTTCCCGGAGGGATGGCGTGATGTCGAGGCCTTCGACATTTCGAGTGAGGTTAGGACGATGACCCGGAGTCCGTGGGCTTGGGCTTCCATGGCCACTTCAATCGGACTGGCGTTGCGGCCGGAATTGGAAATGACGAGGACCCAGTCGCCGGGCCGGACCGCGTATTGATAGGCATACCTTTGAAAGAGGCGCTTGCCGTATCCGACAATTTGCTCCGGCCAGCCGTCGGCGGGGTCGTGAATACTGCTTACGGGAACAAGCCCCCCGGCGCGGCGTTCGATCTCGGCGGCCAGGATCTGTGAGTGTCCGCTGCCAAAGGTGTGCAGAATCCCGTCGGCCGCGATGGACTCGGCAATTTGCTGACCGGCTGCTTTCAGGGTCGATTCGTTTTTTGCCAGAACATTGGCCTGAAGCTGCAGGCTGGTTTTATAAAAATCCTCGGAAAGAGACATGTCTCGAGGCTGGCTCTTTTCCGTTCCGCGGCAAGGCCTACCCGTCAGTTTCCGGATTTAATGGGACATAGTATGATCCGTAATAACACGACCTGCCGGTCGATTAGCATCGA encodes the following:
- a CDS encoding HU family DNA-binding protein; the encoded protein is MNKAELVAEVQKSLGSDTSKAAAERAVEAVLEGVKKGVKKDKSVQLIGFGTFSVTKRAARQGINPQTGEKIQIKASKAVKFKAGAGLKAAL
- a CDS encoding sugar isomerase domain-containing protein; protein product: MSLSEDFYKTSLQLQANVLAKNESTLKAAGQQIAESIAADGILHTFGSGHSQILAAEIERRAGGLVPVSSIHDPADGWPEQIVGYGKRLFQRYAYQYAVRPGDWVLVISNSGRNASPIEVAMEAQAHGLRVIVLTSLEMSKASTSRHPSGKKLYELGDHVLDNCGTPGDAAIEAPGFAHKVGPTSTMSGALILNLLTMEIIENLIGMGVTPPTYVSQNADGGAEHNEALAQKYRHRIRRPI
- a CDS encoding DoxX family protein, which codes for MKTPAYSKDLGLLILRIGIGAMFILHGIPKLLGGPGGWEGLAQFGLPFLPEGIVSVAFGFAAMATELGGGILLALGKFHRLVCAALAGVMFVAFTTKIGDVTGFGDFAKTAGWPLELMVVFIALFFTGPGRYVVGKR
- a CDS encoding YqaE/Pmp3 family membrane protein yields the protein MDNKIVLIILAIILPPVAVALKCGAGKSLLINIILTIFFYVPGLIHALILVL
- the leuC gene encoding 3-isopropylmalate dehydratase large subunit; the protein is MGQSLFEKVWNAHAVRELGNGQTQLLIGTHLIHEVTSPQAFGMLRDRGLPVKYPERTFATVDHIVPTNEAVEPYSDALAQGMIEELRKNCAENKVKFFDTNTGKQGIVHIVGPEQGITQPGTTIACGDSHTSTHGAFGAIAFGIGTSQVRDVLATQTIALNKLKVRRINVDGELRPGVYSKDVILHIIRLLGTQGGTGFAYEYGGSTFDNFTMEERMTVCNMSIEGGARVGYVNPDETTFEYLKGRPYSPQGDAWDAAVENWKSFASDPDCHYDDVVNINAADIEPTVTWGITPGQGVGINENIPASSDGETQSDRESISEALEHMKFEGGSPVKGKKIDVAFLGSCTNGRLSDLKEVAQYIKGRKVADNVQAIVVPGSQVVSQIAVELGLDKIYKEAGFEWRGAGCSMCLAMNPDKLVGDQLCASSSNRNFKGRQGSPTGRTMLMSPLMVAAAAITGEISDAREVFGVGEPVNA
- the leuD gene encoding 3-isopropylmalate dehydratase small subunit, which produces MASEPIKQVAGTGVYVPGDDIDTDRIIPARFMKCITFDGLGDYLFYDVRKTEDGEDKKHNLNDPRFAGASIIVSGNNFGCGSSREHAPQSIMRAGFKAVIAGSFAEIFYGNSTNLGIVCVTATSLDREVLAKAIEANPELEITIDVNEHKIWFGDQYITCDMRPGARDSLLRGTYDPLDELLEGADAVGETADKLPYMRA
- a CDS encoding MotA/TolQ/ExbB proton channel family protein, with protein sequence MDLFANTGIFIYPLAVCSFIAVFITAERLIALRNSQIIPRATVDAFVAGEVEKIEPDQRSVVGRIVGFYRERGPDPEGLKAFARLEVSRMERGVFLLEVVIGAAPLLGLLGTVTGLTQVFGGFSAETGLPEPEAFITGIALALNTTILGLAIAIPVLAAHSYLLRRVEALAARISVGVECLIEHRTSNAER
- a CDS encoding ExbD/TolR family protein, with the protein product MSELHLIRRRRRTPSINIVPLVDVLTVLLFFFLVTMQFKQVSSLNITVPKIETAGENEIAEQIVIAVSPEGKFYLNDRALEKEKLKEAIKLAGELTPEMPVLLIADEDTPLKNVTEVMDICRSNQLNKIRLQSR